ttttattatttttaataaaattaataataatattcaccAAATAACCTTTATTCGATTTTTTTACATGTTTCATTCATCCATTGCATGAATATATCATTTGACTTCTTATAAGATGACAGAACTATACACTTACTGTAAGGAAATGGTTACACAATGATTATCGCTTTCGAGCCGTGGTGCACTCAAATCGgtatcttttttatatatatttaaaaagttCTGGACCACCACTTTATGTGGCATGTATGATCGTCTCCATTGCAATCGGAAATGACCATATAAGAGGTTTTGCGTCATTAGAACACAGTCCATTACTTCAACTTAATTCAACGGAGATCATTAACTTTAACTTTGTTAAATATAATGTCAAGTCCACTGAATAGTCACAAGAAACTTCTAAAACGATCCAAGAAAAATAAACCATACATTTTTATAACCGAAAGGTTCAAAAGCATAGAAGATCGAGATCTATACTTGATTACATGAAAGTTGACATATAAAATTACGGAAGTTTTTAAACGCAAAATCACACACGCTACACGAATATATTCATTTTTGTCTATTAGAGACTCGAACCCACAATGACCTTAAAGTTGGAGGAGTCACTTTGATACTGCTAGGCCAACGATCCTTTGATAAATTACGGGATTTATGGGTATCAAAACCCAGACAAAACCCAAgccttttttttctattttttttttttttttacggcagGAAGGGGTCAGTGATAGGTCCGAACGCGATGTCAGAACCCACCCACTCGATCAATTCCTTGGACAAACCATATACAATCCTGCCGCTTTTCAGGAGGAAACCCCACGACGTATCTATACGGGCATTGCGTATGATAAAACCCCCTCGGATGAGGCTCAAACGCATAGACATCCGAAATCTCCAAGGCCCATGAAATAGACGGGTAAGCACAAGAGAAATATTTCCGCATCACATGGGAGTTGTTGGAAAATTACGTCCTCACTTCTCACCACCCAGCCCAATGataaacagtaaagaaataagaataaTCCATAACACAAGATATAACGCGGAAACTCCAAAGGAGAAAAACCACATGCCTTCAAAGAGAGAAaacacactatatcacaaatttgtACAGTGACACAGATCCGATAGCTAAATATATCATAAATTATTACATTGACATAGACATTTATTTAACAATTCTCTCTTAAACCCAATATTCTCTTACAAAGACTCTCATTAAATCTTAAAGTATATTGTTTGTAACTGTCGAGTTGAGAATGAAAGCATCACCATCTTTTATAATCAATTCCAACTTGGTCACCAAATACAACTCGGTCTCTAAGGTTGACTTGGTCTTCATGGACAATCACCGTCTTCAAGATACAACTTGGCCCTCATGTCCAAAACACGGTCTTCAAGACAACTTGGTCCCAAGTCCACAATTTATGATATTGAATTAACCACTAACAATAATGGATCAGAATTTAATCGCAAGAACCTTTGGTCTTTGTTGTCGGAAGTGTTATTTGAAAATGTGATTTGATAAATGGATCGAAATTGTGGTTTTGCTCAAAATTGCACGGACCACTGTAATTTTGCGATGGGAGCCTCCAAGTTGTCTGTTTTGAAATTTGGTTTGTGGCGTAAAAATACGTTGCGATTTTATGGCGAGTTTTCAGGGACCGTAAGATTACAGTGCTACCTCCGAAATTTTTCGGTGACTATTTAAAAAATAAATGTCTTTTATGAGTGTTGGTTTGAGTTCGTTtcatatatatttagatatttaAATTAATATCATCGAACTATGTAGCATTTTATTTATAGATCGTTCATTTTTATTGGAAATGTTATTGGTATTGTGGTAGGGCCTCAAGAGGTCAAATGTAAGACCCATGTTGGATGGCTCAGgattatttgtatttgtatattgTATTGTATACAATTTACAAAGCAGTTCATACATAAAGTAAATTTATTTTTTGTGGTCGAAAACTTTCATTAAAGCATTAATCAGAAAAATATGACACTATCAAATTAGTCTTGTGCTATAATCTATAATAACTAGTagccttcaaaaaaaaaaaaaaaaaaaattagaagtaTTTATGCATTTAAAGTTTCTGATAACTTTAaacaattaataatatatagttatcCAGTAGTAAATACGTAGTAACAAATATTCGTGCCTGTCTTCTttggatataataataataataataataataataaatataaaaacaaaatatgcTTGGTCATAATATCACATGCTTTATTCTTTAGATCTCTATAGCTACCCTCCAAAAGCTACCttgtttctatatatagacaacaaTTAAACATGTCATATGCAAGTGACAATACAAATAGCATTACTGATTATTTCTTCACTATCTGCATCTTCCTATCTCCATTCGTTCATGGCTTCTCAAGTTCTTTTCTTATTCTTCATGTCATTACTCTTGTTTCTTACAATATCTCCTTACTTTGGTATGATCCCCTTTCtatatgtatggttattgtttacTACGAGTGCGTTACACTTGCACAAGTTTATAGTACCTTTACTAACTTATGAAAATATAATCTCATTTTTTAATATCTAGTAGCATTCTTTAGTAAATTAAATTTTTAGCTTATGTTGAAAAATAAGCCACTTAAAGTAGAATCTAAAAATAAGTTAGGAACTTAGGAAATATTATTTGTATAGTTACATTTACACCTTGTGTCTTTATATATTCTTTACTTTTGTTATTATAtgtcattttacatttttaatctTCAGCTAACTTAGAGAAGTCTTATAAACATAAGCTTGAGGTTCCAGCTTGAAACATAAAATCAAGCTAGATATAAACTTTTATTTTGAGCTACCATCTAGTTTTACAGAACACTCCCCGCGCATACATATATACttagttattataaaaaaaaattaaaaaatcaatGAATTttttgtatatagatatataaataattagGTTCTACTTCTAGGTGGTTTCGAATTTTAGGTATGACGTGACTTTAATCTTACCGTAATAGCTTTAGCTTAATTAATTGATAATCCTCTTATAGTCGTATGTCTTATAAGATTATAAAAAGCATAATCTATTTATTATCCAAACAATAATATCTTACGTGACCTATTTCCATTAAATTGATTTGAATTTGGATTTGAGTTCGGGTTTGTGATTAGCTTTTTGAATTAAATGTTACTCGTAGAATGTTGATGTTGATTGATTGTTGACAAACAGTGAGTGGTGGTGGACCACAATTTAGTTACATGGGCCCATCAGGCCCACAAAGATGGGGGAGTTTAAGCCCAACATACTCagcttgttctaatggtaaatttcAGTCTCCGGTGAATATCATAAAGTCAAAATGTGTTTCCGGTCGACACTTAAAGCAATTAGACATCGAATATCATGTTGCTGTGAACGCTACTCTTGTTGACAATCTTTTCAATGTTGCGGTTTGTATTTTTTTCTTatctatttttaattcattttgacTTTTAATTCCATAATGTTGACTCTAGTCAAGATTAACGTTGCCGTTGCACTTTTTATAATTTTAGAATCTTGAATTTTAATCTGGTCAACTCAATTTTTTACGTTTTAGTTATTAAAATAGACCGATGTTaatttatatttgtacaaaaagtaAATTTCATCTATTGTAAGTCTGTAAAAAAATTCGATAACACCAaaccataattataattatatcaatacaAAACATACTTTTACTCTTCACGAGGATTTTTTACTCCCTAAAGAGTATTTTAGTCTTTTGACACCTTAGATAATTGCTTAAATCGAGCCGAATACTAAACTAAGCATATAACTGTGGTTTTGGTTAAGATTATGAACTAACCGAAGTTTGCAGTTCGGTTATGAAAATAAAGAATAAGAGATATCCTTATCGGTTTAACTACACCGTGAGTTTTTCTTTAGATTTCTATCTTATTGTGtatatatgtaatgtatatatGCATTTTTCAAcatcaataattattatttaactctACTTCTGTATAAAAACtagatataaaataataattattcgaTTTACAAAATAAATAATTTGTTGTTGATAAATTCAAATAATAATGTTGAAAACTAAAAGTGAGACGCTACACTTACAAAAATTTGTATAAAAAGTATTATAAAATAAAGTGGACCAATTATGTGAAGAATAAAGTTaagagaaaaagaaaaagatgtgtaattaCATTCGTGAAACTCCACTGTCATATCATTTGTAAGTTTTGGTATTTTTCAAATTAAAAAGTGTGGTTTTTTCAACTTTCTAGTTGTGATTCTACTTTTGCTCATTGCTGGTCCATTTACTTGAATGAGTTCAGTATTGAGTATTGACTCCAATTATGTTCTTTTATTTGAACTGATCTTCTCGGTTTTCCACTTATTTTTTATGAAATTTTCTTGTTGAGGCTTCGAATCTGATTTTTTTAGTCTTTGAATTTTGTGTTCGTATTCATCATTTTTCCATTTTTAACCAACCTTGGcttttgtttttttttagtttCTACTGTGATGTTGATCAACGAATTGAATCTGAAATTTGGTGCAGATGAATTATGATGGAAATGCAGGAATCTTTAGATTGAATGGAAAAAACTATAGTCTTGTACAAATGCATTGGCATTCGCCTTCAGAGCATCACCTTGGTGGCGTTCGGTATGTCCTTATTTCCTAACCATATGTTGTACGAGTAAATATTAAAGCCGGAACGTATGATAATAAAACACTAGTATATACATATTATGTCTATAGGTATGATGCTGAGCTTCATTTGGTTCACAAATCTGTTGATGGTGAAGTGTCCGTTATAGGTGTTCTTTACCGTTATGGCCATCCTGACCCTCTACTGTCTAAGGTACGTATTTCATTCATATTTGCTTCAAACAGTTCACTAAGCTATTGTTTAAAATTGTATAGTACATCTAGTTATTAACTTGAATCCGGATCACTTTTTCAACCTTTAAAAATTATAATTGTGTCGGCAAAATTGTAATGTACTTCAactaaattaaaaaatatatatacgttatgaGTTTAACTAATATTCCATGTAACCAAAAATATGGTTACACTTAAGTGTCAGATCTAGAAAAGACAGTGGTGTCATTCGTGAAAAGCTTCAAAATTTTTTCACTAGATGACttattttaatgatattacttaataaaatttaaaatatctactggtgtcactagttaaactcaaaaataaaaatttattagaCGGCTTATTTCATTATTAGCTCGTGTTACCGGTGCTAACCTAGTAGGTGTGCCCCTTGTTACAAATACAAATAATTGATGTTAAAGTATTTGCACAAAACAGATACAAACCAAATTGGCGCAACTGCAGAAGATGGTTCATAGCTCATCTCACGAACAAACTCAAATAGCTATCGGAACCATCACAACACATGAAATTAGAAAACATACACGCAAGTATTACCGATATGTAGGATCTTTTTCCACACCTCCATGCACTGAAGGAGTTATATGGAACATTCTTGGCAAGGTATAAACACATGATTACTTCATGAGAAATTATTTTTGTTCCATTTGTTTCATTTTATGGTTTTTAACACCGTGGTCTAATCAAACTCATAGGTGAGGTCTATTTCACGAGAACAAGTAGCGGCTTTAAAAGCACCTTTGATTATTGGATGCAAAAGCAACTCGAGACCTGTTCAGCCGTTGAACGGAAGAAAGATAGAGATGTTTAATGACGAGATGAGCCACTAACAACAAACTTTCCCACATTCATCGTGACTCAAGTTTTTGATATCCTATTTCAGATTTATGTGCTAGTGTTAACTTGGTTACCTTTTCACTCGCTTTTGTGAAAGATATTTAGGTGGTCTCATGCTATGTTTTATCTGTAATCCAGTTTATCTGCGCGGTTCgataatcatgattaaactcaacaAATAAAATTAATGTTCCGTAGATTGGTATATACTACTAGTATCTTGTTTGTCCATATAATTGAGTGATGAGTCGTTCATTAGTTATTTATATTTTGTTACATAAGTATTATTACAAACTAGAACATAGTGTTGGCAATGGTAATCGAAGGTGAGATAACAAAAATTGGTACATGACAACGTTTGATAATGATATACTCAAGACGCATTGATATTTCAACTACGAAAATTGATAGATCCACTTTAACTGCGCATTAGATAGTTgttaaaatgccccgttcatatcgattataaacgaaacataataattgatttgatttcattgcgaggtatttgacctctaaatgatacattttacaaacattgcattcgtttttaaaagacaaactttcatcacatcgaaagttgacagcatgcataccatttcataatatatccaactataaatgacttaataatattcttgatgaactcaacgactcgaatacaacgtcttttgaaatataccatgaacgactccaagtaatatctctaaaatgagcaaatgcacagcggaagatttctttcatacctgagaataaacatgctttcaagtgtcaaccaaaaggttggtgagttcattagtttatcataaacattcatttccatcattttaatagaccacaagatttaattttcatagttaactgcaggaacactcatctggaAATAGAAATTATCATACagtgaacactcatctgtataaaaatcattcatatggtgaacacctggtaactgacattaacaaatgcatatagaatatccccaaatatacaggtacactcatttgtatataaaatcgaagtactaaagcatccataacctggatggggtttgttaggcccatagatctatcttcaggattcgcgtcaattagggggtctgttccctaattcttaggctaccaagctaaaagggtgatattcaatttcgataatccaaccatagaatgtagtttcgattacttgtgtctatttcgtaaaacatttataaaagcagcgcatgtattctcagtcccaaaaatataaagagtaaaatggagcaaatgaactcacggtacgatattttgtagtaaaaatatgcatacgacggaactgaacaatgcaggattgacctcgaattcacgaacctatatcatttatgtatatattaacacatataattgaagtcgaataatttatgtattattattaatataactgttattttagtaattcatgtcttaatatatttattttatatactttaaataattaatttataaactataattttattaagtatattttatgtaactaacttttattgtaataataataataataataataatattattattattattattattattattattaatattagtattgataataataataatatagttgtattggtaaaagtaataataatgatagtaataatattaaaaatgataaaaatattaataataatgttaatactaataatgataaaaataataataatgataattttaataaaaatattaattttaataataatgataatatataataataataataaataataataataataataataataataataataataataataataataataataataataataataataataataataataataatgggtaataagtaaactacctcaaagaactagcctttaaaaaaaatgcccaagtccgggtttgaacccgcgacgtctcgctaacccgataacgcCTTTAACCATTCCTTTGCCACCTCAATTCTGATTTAATTGATACACCAAATCTATTTATCCTAATACAAAtgtctgtcttcttcttcttcttataaaaaaaaattgccacaccccgggctcgaacccaagacctctcgtttaatCCATCAACACCCTAACCATTCCTCTGCTTCTTAATTTCTATTATAATTACTGATTAATTTACTTTTAACTCGTCATCATTTACATTCCAACAAACTTGGTGCCACTGCCATCAAATTTATCGAGATATCATCACGTACGAAATCAGTCTAAACAATCTTGGGTCTCGGCCCATTAATGATTTCACAAGCCCAAAACTAATTGCCCAAATCAACATGAACGTTTTTAAAAGAATTCGGTAGCagcaaaaaataataatattgtgaATGGTTTCGTGGGCTATAGTTGTCGGCCACCAAGACATCTCGTTGATTACTCATCATCTTTGTGTATTTCATCAATCACCACCATTATCAAATTATTTTCACTAAACCGAAGCTAAAGGAGATACATCTCGTTgaccgagaaatcgtggctttgactaagtttgaacccgttgatcgagaaatctcgggagacgaACATCTTGTCTCGATCGCCTTCTAAAAATGAGATCTCGggagagatctcggggagatctcgggagatttacaacactggataCAGCCATAGAAATTCGTTGTAACATAGAAAAAaaatactattcatcatcttctttgtaTCATCGTTTTATCTTCATCCTTTCCATACGTCTTCCTTTTATTCGTAaactataaacatatataaagTAGCTGTAGAAGCAGTGTGCCAGTAGCAACCATGAAATAATTGAAACagaattgtgacaacccggaaaattccaaccaaaattaaactttatctttatattattccgacacgataagcaaagtttgttaagttatatctcaagaattttaaactgtgttcatacattcattataacctcgaccaaatttcgacgattcacgaactgttatatataaatagatatgtatatgtatgtatgtatgtatgtatgtatgtatgtatgtatgtatgtatgtatgtatgtgtgtgtatatatatatatatatatatatatatatatatatatatatattataacttgagaatattaataaagtattaaacgtataatactttacacgaacgtatttgtttcaacatgtttatcgatggaattaaaagataatatcaaatgattgatttatcatatacattgtgatatgattacgggtccatcttatgaggtccactgtgatttaagaaatctattctttttgacaacattcggaaaatggtaaagtgatttataagtaagaacgtggagtgtaaataacttagatgttggatatcgacaagttaagtaactcgacatttttcattaagatgatttcatacgtttatttaacctttggactttatctcacgcttcaccaacatactgtaatttaaaaacttgaaacctattatgaatatatatgattctacttttctaaaacattttatgatataacgatttctattattttaacctttaaacaaaatgattcttaaatatatttagttttggaaaacaaaattatcatatttatttgatttagtttcaaacgtacaaaaacgtttttagtttaaaaaagaactttattattaaaacgtatataacttttataaatatctagaaccacttttgacaactcattacttaaccagaatgataaagataacgatatttatattttattttattaaatatatttatataacgatttaaattaatattatatatatatatatatttatacgcgtattatgcgtacatagttttatacttttactatacttaaacttaaactttacctttactttatttttaatttactttaactttaataattcactttaataattcatactttaataattcactttaataattcatactttaataattcactttaataattcaaaaatctattataaatagaattcaataggtttcattatttcatagaaacttgaaaatatttttctctaaactctttcaatcgatttacatatatatatatatatatttacttcgtattatttcaagatattattagtatacataaaatattacgatggagtgttgtctgagtgatttcgaaattgtttttcgagcgggatagagctaaggaaattatgggttatagctatggaggttatgggtatggttcgggagtattgctcgtgagtcaaactagtgtttatcatccccgttgcgtctacgtactttttctgtaatattgaatctcaatattgatacgtgagcactcataacttaacttttatatattattagtgtatccctgactagtgctcgagtatataggattatgcatgcttatacattcgttattgtcgttagatagtttatgtcgaatcttgaattaaatacatatgctattaagataaggtatatgatatgcacgtcattggaaagctagcgaaaaattgagaatttttcatttagatatcgaatggtttcgatgaacggtttagaagttatagtcaattgaatttttgtaaaagtgattattattatcgtcgttattatcgtcgttataatctaattattattattattattattattattattattattattattattattattattattattattattattattattattattattattattattatcatcattgtcgttattaataaaagatattattgttatttttatttttattattatcgttattatcgttaaggttataattattattattattattattattattattattattattattattattattattattattattattattattatattatcattcaaataattattagtattatcattaatattattattattagtattattataattaaaactaatattagtaacatctaattattatgattactattattattattaatatattattattaatatgaacgcgatataaaagacaactaaaagctattaa
The window above is part of the Rutidosis leptorrhynchoides isolate AG116_Rl617_1_P2 chromosome 1, CSIRO_AGI_Rlap_v1, whole genome shotgun sequence genome. Proteins encoded here:
- the LOC139876510 gene encoding alpha carbonic anhydrase 1, chloroplastic-like isoform X1 translates to MASQVLFLFFMSLLLFLTISPYFVSGGGPQFSYMGPSGPQRWGSLSPTYSACSNGKFQSPVNIIKSKCVSGRHLKQLDIEYHVAVNATLVDNLFNVAMNYDGNAGIFRLNGKNYSLVQMHWHSPSEHHLGGVRYDAELHLVHKSVDGEVSVIGVLYRYGHPDPLLSKIQTKLAQLQKMVHSSSHEQTQIAIGTITTHEIRKHTRKYYRYVGSFSTPPCTEGVIWNILGKVRSISREQVAALKAPLIIGCKSNSRPVQPLNGRKIEMFNDEMSH
- the LOC139876510 gene encoding alpha carbonic anhydrase 1, chloroplastic-like isoform X2 — protein: MGPSGPQRWGSLSPTYSACSNGKFQSPVNIIKSKCVSGRHLKQLDIEYHVAVNATLVDNLFNVAMNYDGNAGIFRLNGKNYSLVQMHWHSPSEHHLGGVRYDAELHLVHKSVDGEVSVIGVLYRYGHPDPLLSKIQTKLAQLQKMVHSSSHEQTQIAIGTITTHEIRKHTRKYYRYVGSFSTPPCTEGVIWNILGKVRSISREQVAALKAPLIIGCKSNSRPVQPLNGRKIEMFNDEMSH